CCGCAATCAATACGCAGTCACCGAAGATCCAATGTTACTGTGTCGCGCCGAGGGTATCGATGCTCTGATTGAAGTGACTGGTGCAGTAGAATTTGGCGCTCATGTTGTGATGGAGGCGATCGCCCATCACAAGCACATCATTATGATGAACGCCGAATTAGATGGCACCATCGGTCCTATTCTCAAAGTTTACGCTGACAAAGCAGGAGTTATCCTCACCGCTTGTGATGGGGATCAGCCAGGAGTGCAAATGAATCTCTACCGCTTCGTCAAGAGTATCGGCTTAACTCCATTATTGTGTGGTAATATTAAGGGCTTACAAGACCCCTATCGCAACCCGACGACACAAGAAGCATTTGCCAAACGTTGGGGTCAAAAACCTCACATGGTCACCAGCTTTGCTGATGGAACAAAGATATCCTTTGAGCAAGCAATAGTTGCCAATGCCACAGGTATGAAAGTTGCCAAGCGAGGAATGCTGGGATATGACTTTAACGGTCATGTTGATGAAATGACCAAAATGTACGATGTCGAACAACTCAAAGAACTGGGTGGTATCGTTGATTACGTCGTTGGTACAAAACCAGGTCCAGGGGTCTTTGTCTTTGGAACCCACGAGGATCCCAAGCAGCGTCACTACCTCAACTTGTACAAGTTAGGTGAAGGTCCGCTCTACAGCTTTTACACTCCTTATCACCTCTGTCACTTTGAGGTGCCATTGTCTGTTGCTCGCGCTGTTCTGTTCCAAGATTACGTCTTAAGTCCTTTAGGTGGTCCTCTGGTAGATGTGATCACTACTGCCAAAATCGACCTCAAGGCTGGAGAAACCTTGGATGGCATTGGCTACTACATGACATACGGGCAATGTGAAAATTCCAACATCGTTCAAGAGCAAAACCTTTTACCAATAGGTCTAGCGGAAGGATGTCGCCTGAAGCGAGACATTTCAAAAGATCAAGTCTTGACCTACGACGATGTAGAACTCCCTGAAGACAGACTATGCGACAAACTGCGAACTGAGCAAAACGCTTATTTCACCAAATCTAAAACTTTAGCAGCAGTTTAAATAATTTCTTCATCCGAAGTTAACTAATACTTCATGTTATAAGGTTGACTTCGGTACAAAAAAAAGCATAGGTTGAGTAGTAAAGAATCTCTGGTCTTATGCAAAGGTTATGCAAAGGCTATGAGGTTCTTCTTTCGATTTGATGTTATTCCAAACATAATAAATCTTTAACTACTCTTCCAACTCAGGACACTTATGCGAGATCAGTTAGTTCAGCGTACACTTAGCATCGATAATTTATTATCACACAAAATTCAAGTTCGTCAACAAATGCGCCGAAAGGTTTCACTCCAGGCAAATCGGCCTGCTATTGGTAACGTACTGATTTAATACGTTAGCGAAGCCATCGCCCAATCCGGAATTCTTTTAGAGTTATTGCGGTACCTTGTTTGGATATTATGGTATAAGCTATTACCATTTAAGCTCTTTTTGCAATACTTCGCTCACGCTCACCGACTGTGTATCAGTTCTGTTCATCAACAACATAAGCAAGTAGCCAATATAAATCTCAACTTCCCAATTTACCCAATGGGTTACTAACTTCTTTCTTCTCTCGTTACAAAATATTTATTAAAAATTAACACTCGTAAAATCATGTTTTAGTATCTTGAGAACAAGTAGGGGGTTGAATCAGATTTGCATTTAGAGTCTGTGATCTGTGAAGTGTCGGTGCAGTCTTCGGAGCAAACCTATCACCACTTGTAAATAGTTGTATAGAGTCAATAAATTAAGGAAAAGTATGAAAATTGCCTTGGTGCATGATTATTTAACCCAGAAAGGAGGGGCAGAGCGCGTTTTCGAGTTACTCTGTAAGCGCTACCCCCAAGCAGATGTTTTTACTTCCTTATACGACCCGGAAAAAACCATTGACATTGGCGAGCGCATTGTCAATACAACCTTCCTACAAAATATTCCAGGAGCAGCGAAATATTTTCGCCTGATGGCTCCCTTATATTTTCCAGCCTTTCGCGCCTTAGATTTGCAAGACTACGACCTTATTATCAGCAGTAGCACAAGCTTTGCCAAAGCAGTACGCAAGAACCAAAAGAGCCGCCATATTTGCTTTTGTCATAACATTACCCGTTTTTTGTGGGACACAGAAACTTATTTACGTGAGTACGGAGATTATCGATATTTTGCTCCATTAATCGACCAAGTTTTTGAAATGATGAGAAAGGTAGACCTTGTCTATGCACAGGAACCTGACCTTTACATTGCTAACTCCAGCATTGTAGCTCGTCGGATTAAAAGTACTTACCGTAAAGATGCCATTGTTATTAACTATCCGATTGACACGAGTAAATTTGTTTTTTCAGATACAAAAGAAGATTTTTATCTTGCCTCGGCTCGGATGATCAGCTACAAACGTCTTGATATAATAGTCGAAGCTTTTAACTGGCTGGGATGGCGGTTGCTGATATCAGGAAGTGGTCCAGAAAAGGAGAGGTTAAAGTCTCAAGCATTATCCAATATTGAGTTTTTAGGACACGTAACTGATATAGAACGCACTCAGTTGTTTTCTAAAGCAAAGTCTGTTATAGTTGCAGCCCTAGAAGATTATGGTTTAGTTCCAGTAGAGGCCAATGCTAGTGGAACACCTGTCATCGCTTTTGGAGCGGGTGGGGTATTAGATACTCAAATACCTGGTAAAACAGGAGTCTTTTTTAAGAAACAAACACCTGAATCACTCCAAGCTGCACTACTAGAAGCCAGGGAAATCGATTGGGATTACAACAACATCCGTAGTCATGCAGTGGCAAACTTTTCGGAAGAAGCTTTCTTTAACAAAGTTGAGCAAGTTATTGAACAAGCTTGTACTGTAAATACATTATTCATTTAATTTGTTAGCTGAGGGATAGTAAAAGTGGTTCAGAGCAGTCTTAGTCCATACGGAAATCCAGTTACTGAGTCAGAACCGGGTTACGGACAACTATTTGCGGTTTTAATCCGCAGATTTCCTTGGTTTTTAGCTGCATTTGTGGCTTCTGTGGCCGTTGCAGGTGTGATGACAAAAAGAACAGATCCTACCTATAGAAGCTCAATGCAGCTGTTGGTAGAACCTAACTATCAGGGAACGAAAGAAGGTAGTGGTGTAGACAGTCAGTTTACCGATCCTACTGTTCAGGTAGACGCTGCAACCCAACTGAGCTTGATGCAAAGTTCTCCACTCCTCAAAAAAGCAGTGACTGAACTCAAGCGCGAATATCCAGACATGACGGTAGGTGAGTTAAAAGGTTCTTTGGTTTTGAGTCAAATTAAAAACAAAGACGATAATGTTGCTACTAAAATATTTGACGTCAAATATACCGAAAAAGACCCAATTAAAACACATAAGGTTCTGCAAGCAATTCAGAAAGTTTATCTAGGTTACAACATTCAGCAGCAGAATGAGCGTTTAAGAAAAGGGCTTAAAGTTATTCAAGAACAGTTAGAGAAAGCAAAAAAAGAAGTTACCTCGTCTGAGGCTAACTTACAAAGGTTTCGCAGAACGCAACAACTTATAGACCCTGAGTCCCAGTCAAAAGCTATACAGGACGAATTAAGCAGAATTTCGCAAGAACGCGGCACAGTTCTTTCTCTGTATAAAGAAGCTAATGCTACGTATACAAATATACAAAAACAACTTCAAAGTACACCACAGACTGCTCTTGTCGAAGCTCGTCTGAGTCAGTCTACTCGCTATCAAGGACTACTGAACGAAATTCAAAAAACAGAACTGTCTCTAGCACAAGAACGCTTGCGGTTTACAGAGGAAGCTCCAAGCGTGCAGAAGTTGGCAGGTCAACTTCAAAGTCAAAAGGCACTATTGCAAGAAGAGCAAAGACGAACCTTAGGGGGAGAGTCTTCTCAAGCAACTGCCCAAGCACCGTCTTTGTTAGAGCAAGGACAGAAAAGCGCAATTGATCTCAACCTTGCTGCGAAGTTGGTGGATACACAAACCACAATAGTATCTTTAGAAGCAAAAGATAAAGTTCTGGGCAACAAAGAGCAAGAACTACGTGAGCAACTCACAAAATTTCCCAATTTGTTAGCTGAGTACGGTCGCCTACAGCCGCAAGTACAACTGAGCCGGGAAAGATTGCAGGAACTTTTGAAAGCAGAACAGCGATTACGGCAAGAAATTGCCAAAGGAGGATTTAACTGGGAAATCGTGGAAGAACCTCAAGTAGGTGAACAGTTGGGTCCCAACCTCCAGCAAAATCTCATGCTAGGTGCAGTAGTTGGGTTGATGTTAGGAGGTATTGCTGCCTTCATCCGTGAAGCAGCCGATGATTCTGTACATACCACAGCTGAGTTGGAAAGGCAGGTTTCTTTACCGATACTGGGAACAACTCCCAAGTTACCACCTGCTAAAACCAGAGAATCAGTTATCAAGTTACCATTTGGTAAGCCAGATGTCCCTGCTCCTTGGACAATTCAGGTATTGCAATCTTCACCGCGTTGGGAATCGCTAGATCTGATTTATAAAAACATTGAACTTTTGAACTCTGTTGCTTCGTTCAAATCTTTAATGATTACCTCGGCTTTATCTGATGACGGTAAGTCTGGTCTAGCATTGGGCTTAGCAATGAGTGCAGCTCGTTTACATAAACGCGTACTGCTCATTGATGCCAACCTACGTGAACCCAGTCTGCACAAACAGCTAAATCTCCCGAACGAACAGGGGCTTTCTACTCTATTAGCAAGTGAGGTCACAATACCCAATCAGATTAGTATCCAATCCTCAGGCTCATCTTATATCGACATTTTGACCGCAGGACCAACACCTGCTGATCCAGCTAATCTGCTAAGTTCTCCTCGGATGCAGCAATTAATGGCATCATTTGAGAAGAACTATGATTTGGTAGTTGTAGATTCAACCCCAGTTCTTGGCTTAGTTGATGCGATGCTTACCGCATCATCTTGTCGTGGCGTGGTTATGGTAGCTAGCATAGGTAGAGTAACTCGAACTCAACTCACACAAGCTACAGCCATGCTGAGCCGGTTAAACTTACTTGGAGTTGTGGCAAATGGGGTATCAAACTCTAATAGTACATTTGTGCCATATACACATCAACAACGATTTGCACTGCAACAAGCAGTGGAGAAATAAAACTACCGCACAGCTGAGTGCAAGGCGTACACTACAAAGAACATAGGTGGCTCGACAAACGAGAACCAACGCACGACAAAAATATAAATAAAGCGGCACATGCCACGTAGAAAAGCATATGCCGTATTTTTTATTAGTAGGGGCACGAGTTTCACGCTCCTACTCCTCGCCATACCGATGGTATAACGAGGTTTTATTTTCTCTTCCCACAACAACAGCACCCTTGGCGGTGCATTGTGGCAGCACGAGTTACCTACTCTCTGGTGCCTTGGGATCCCCCTTCCTTCTTTAAGATAAGTAATTAAGCAGATTTGGTATTAATTAAAAGACAAAATCTTAATTGTTTATTGTGTCTTATCGAAAAGAACTCAGAACTCAGAACTCAGAATAAGAAAGAAAAACAAGCGCATAAATTGTAGAGTTCACCGAACGGAAGTCTTTGGGTTTAAAACCCCACCGTCTATACGGTCGCCAGTACTGCGGGAGGGGAGCCAGTCCGTTGCCCAGAGCAGCGCCTTGCGGTGAATCCAGCGCTGCAGGCGGGTTTCCCGCCGTAGGCGACGGGCGTTCCCGGAGGGAGCCAGTCCTTGATGAGGGTTTCCCGACAGAGGGACCTGGCGTTGGGGTTCCCCCAAAGTCTGTCGGGGGAAGCAACCCAAGCGACGAGCTTTGACCGTTGTGGCGACTGCGGGGGGTTCCCAAGGCACGTTTTCGGGGGAAGCTTCCCCCGAAAAGCTGCCGCCCCGTTGTAGGATCTGGCGTTTTCCCTGGTGCAGGATAAGAGCGTTGTATTCAATTGGTTGGGGCGGCACGTTTTGGGTAAGAAGCTTCTTACCCAAAAGCTGCCTTGTTTGAATACCAATACATTTGATTGCTGAGTTCTGGGTTCTGACCTATGTGTTCTTCTTCAAGATATTTGAAGGCAGAGTATATAACTATCTCTTCCCAAAAAGCACAATCAAAATGTATCGTAAATTAAATTACTTACGAACAAGATAAATTACCTTGTATTCATACGTTTTTTATATTGATGGAAAAAACTTAATCAATTATAGACATTCATTTTACTCATAATAAATTTATTACAAGAAAAGTCAAATATTTGGGCACATATAATTCGTTACTAAAGATGTAAAAAACAGGGAAAATAATGGCCGGAAAAGCCAGTTTTACGGCTTTTTGCTGTATAATAATGAATATAATTCGCATCACAAAGTAAAAAATCAGGCTTCAAGAAACATTTTTTTATATCAATTCTCGATGATAGCTTGTGTGGCATAGCCATAGATCCACTTAATATTTATTAAACAAACTGCCAAGGGCGATAGGCGTAGCCGTGCCGTAGGCATAGGGTATCTGCGGGACATAGACGCCTTATACCGTTTCACTTTAACGTTGATACATATGGGCAACTAGGGGAAGTAGGGGGAGTAGGGGAAGTAGAGGAGTAGGTGAGACAGCGCTCTTGGTAGGGTTTCCCGACAGCCAGGCGACTGCGTTCGCCCAAGCCGCGTGTCGTTCAGCGTTTGCGTAAGCGCAAGCGCACGAATCGAGCGAAGGCGCAGCGTCTCCGTAGGAGATACAAAGCAGCGTGTCCCCTTGGGACTCAGCGCGCCCTTCGGCGCTAGCTGTGCCGAAGGCTCAGACATACCCGAAGGGGGAAGTGAAATGTATCAGGATTTTCGTCAAAGGGTATTAGGAATATCCAAATAAAAAAATGCCCAACAAGAATGCCTATGCCTGACGCCACGGCTATCGCCTTACGGCAACGCAAAGCGCACACAATAATGAGTTGGTGTACGAGTTAGCGCAAAGTCTGCCGGACAGAGGATTCTGCCCGGCGAGCTTTGCGCGTGGAGGTCGTCAAGCGTGGGCATTTTTTTCTTGTAAGTGCCTTAGACGCTTAGTAATTCGGGGAACGCAGTCTTGGACGCGACTTCCTATCAGTTCCCGGTGCCCTCATCTCCTGCTGCCTTGTTTATTGAAAATATTTGAACCACTAAAATTTTTATCAGCGTAGAAAGTTAGTGTAGATAACTAAAATTACTGATCTGGTCTGTTTTGATTAGTTGTGATAGCTATACTTATTTTTAATAACGATTTCAAATCACATAAGGTGACAATAAAGATTCTTGTTTCGTAATTATACAAGTTCTGTTATTCATAGGATCTTAATAATTATCGCAAAAACGTCCTTGATGTTTAAAGACTAAATAAAGAATCTCTATATGTAACCGTTATTCTTACAGCGTCTTATATCCTAGATATTAAATCCCCCCTCAAAAAGACAAGAGTGGACTTTCCCCAGAGCTATCTGAAAACTACTATTGTTGTATGAAATACATTTTTGGTCAAAAAAATTAACCAAGATGTGCAATTGTTAATAGGGATAATTGTGTTATCTTTTTTTCGACTCGATTACGTCCAGTTTGATAGCAAAGAGTAAAATCCAGCTTGGACTGTTTGGGTTTAGTAGCCTTTAATATTAGGTCAGCAATCTACCATACTATGAGTGAAAATACATATGACAACCTCAATAATACCAACATTACAGAGTAACTATACAGTGAAGCAGCAGCAACAAGATAATCCCTCTCAATACTGTAGACTTATGTGGCGACGGGGTCAGTTGCTGATCATCCCTCCTGGAGGGATAACACAACCCTATATGCCTTCACTGGATAAAAAAGAGTCGTTAGTGGAGTGTCTGAAGCGTTCTCCTGCAAATTTGGTACGCATAGATCCAATACTTGGTGAAACAAGGTTAAAATTTTGGGCAGATGCGTGCGCTCAAGCCAACAAACCCATATTCCTGCGCATACCCTCGGTCGAGAAACAGCCAAAAGCACTAGACTCAACATTGTGGTGGTTGAAGCGTTTTACGGACTGGCTCACTGCGTTGATTTTTCTGCTTGCAGTAAGTCCAATCATGTTGGGATTAGTTTTGTTCATGCGCATTTCCTCTCCAGAACCAAGACTACTTTTTTCTTGCCAATGGCATGTGGGAGAACGAGGAAAACTCTTCAAGGTTTTCAAGTTTCGCACAACTACAGCCAGCAAAAGAGCAATTGGGGATATGGCGATAGCATATCAAGATGATTTGTACGATTCTGAAGATAGTCAAAATTCGAGTAAACTGGGACGATGGATGCGTAAGTATGGCCTAGATCATCTGCCACAGTTATTTAATGTACTACGTGGTGAAATGAGTTTGACTGGACCTCGTTGCTGGACTTTGGAAGATGCAGTACGGCTCAGTCCAGAAGCACAACGACAACTCAACAGATTACCAGGAATGATGAGGTCATGGGAGGTTGAAGCAGAGTCGAATCTGTTACATTTGGATAGTTCAACTCTGTGATTTGTTGTTCGTTACCTCATGGCTTGAACACCCTTGAGGTCTTTCACCAACTAAAAATATTGGTTCCACCCTTGGAAAATGACTTTCGCTCTGTTTCTGATGACAAAACAACTACTGGAACTTACAGTAGTAAGTAAAATTGCCGCACGTCAGTCAACGCGTTGCGGCTTTTTGTAAGACTATAGTATTTTGAGCGCTCTATTTTCCCTGCAAAACTACAGTTGAATCTTACTCATGCATGTCAAATTATCCAAACCAGTCCAAAATATCCTTAAGAATTTAGTCAAGACTACTAAGTTCTGGCAGGAGAACTACCTTATACTGCGAGAATTTAAACACTTTCCCAAAATTGCAGCGATTGCTCTTTTATTCTCATTTATAGCGGCAATTTTTGAGGGATTGAATGTTACTCTTTTAGCTGCCTTTCTACAAAATTTAACGACTCCCAACGTCCCGTTTCAGACAAAATTTGAGTTATTGAATACTTTGTTAGGAGCAGACGATCCATTACCTCTAAATCGTCTGTATCGCGTTTCATTCTTGCTTTTTGTTAGCGCTTGGATACGTTCAGGATTAAATTACTTAGCACAATTTTACACTGAAATAACTCAGTTGACTTTAGTGGATAGGCTCCGCAAACAAATATTTGAAAAACTACAGTCTGTAAAAATAGGTTATTTTAATAATACTAAATCTGGTGAACTGATAAATACTATAACAACTGAACTAGAAAAATTAAAACAAGCTTTTGGTGATGCAGCGTTCTTATTTTCCAGAACATTAAACGCAGTCGTTTACCTAACGTCAATGTTTTGGATATCTTGGCAGTTATCTATTATTTCATTAATGCTTTTCAGTTTGTTAGCTGTTGGCTTGTCTACATTAAATAGTCGGGTTCGTGAGGCAAGTTTTGATGTAACTAAAGCCAACAATAATTTTACTTCTATAGCTATAGAATTTATCAATGGAATTCGTACCGTTCACGCATTTTCTACGGAAGATTTTGAACGTAAACGTTATTATAATGCCAGCTTGAAGTTGGTCAATCATTCAAAGAAAATTGCCTCGGTATGGATGATAGTCAAGCCACTTGCAGAGGCGTTGGCGACCACAATACTTGTGGCAATGATTGTTCTGGCATTTACAGTTTTTGTCACTAAAGGTTTACTACAAACAGCTTTTCTATTGACGTTTTTCTTCGTTCTCTTTCGCCTCGTACCAATCATTCAAGATATTAATGGTGTAGCGACGCATATCAGTACAATGTACGGCTCGTCGGAAGTCGTGAAAAAACTTTTAGAAATTGATGAGCTACAGTATTTCCACAATGGACATATCGAATTTTCTGGCTTAAAACGTTCAATTGAGTTTGTGTCTGTTGATTTTGGCTACGACTCGGAAAGTTTGGTGCTTAGTAACATTAGGCTGATGATTGAACGAGGCAGGATGACTGCACTAGTGGGTGCTTCCGGCGCTGGTAAAACAACATTGGCAGATTTGATTCCGCGATTTTACGATCCAACGCGAGGTCATGTTTTTATTGATGGCGTTGATTTGCGGGATATTGAAATCAAGTCGCTGCGCCGAAAAATTGCTGTGGTCAGCCAAGACACCTTTATTTTCAACACTTCTGTCCTTAACAATATTGCCTATGGGTCAGAAGGAGCAACAGATGAGGAAATTTACAAAGCGGCTCAATTAGCAAATGCTTTGGAATTTATCCAAGAAATGCCTGAAGGTTTCAACACTCAACTTGGAGATAGAGGTGTGAGGCTTTCTGGGGGTCAGCGTCAGCGAATTGCAATTGCTCGCGCTTTGCTGCGGAATCCAGAAATTCTGATTTTGGATGAAGCAACAAGTGCTCTTGATACTGTGTCGGAGAAGTTAATTCAAGAGTCTATAGAAAAACTTTCTGTAGGACGAACAGTGATTGTCATTGCTCACCGCTTATCAACAATAGTTCGGGCAGATAAAGTTGTCGTACTTGAACAGGGACAGATTGTAGAACAGGGCGGATATCAAGAGTTACTTGATATAAAAGGTAAGCTTTGGAAATATCACCAAATGCAGCATCAACTAAATTAAGGATCAATAGCAAGATCTAGAAAAGCTCAAACGTAAACGAAACTATAAAACTCATATTTGATTTTTGCTCAGGTAGGTAGGAACATTTGATATTAAGCTTTCCCCGTTGTCCTTCAGGTTTGCCAGTCCCCCAAACTCCTGTACAGACGCACTTGCGTCGTTCGTGACGGGAACCGCCAAGACGGCAAGTGGATCCACCAAGACGGGGGCTGGTCTGACCTGTTAAGCGTTAAGCGTCCTCACGAGTAAGTTTACCAAATGAAACCCGATTCCTATATGAAAAATATGGTTTTCAAAAATTCCCTTAAATAGTGAGTCCAATGAAAGTAACTTTCACATGTAAGGTACTTGATGGGGTATTACTTGAAAGTGATGAAACAGCTATTGCGCAAAAATTCTATTTTTTAGCTG
This portion of the Brasilonema sennae CENA114 genome encodes:
- a CDS encoding GumC family protein produces the protein MVQSSLSPYGNPVTESEPGYGQLFAVLIRRFPWFLAAFVASVAVAGVMTKRTDPTYRSSMQLLVEPNYQGTKEGSGVDSQFTDPTVQVDAATQLSLMQSSPLLKKAVTELKREYPDMTVGELKGSLVLSQIKNKDDNVATKIFDVKYTEKDPIKTHKVLQAIQKVYLGYNIQQQNERLRKGLKVIQEQLEKAKKEVTSSEANLQRFRRTQQLIDPESQSKAIQDELSRISQERGTVLSLYKEANATYTNIQKQLQSTPQTALVEARLSQSTRYQGLLNEIQKTELSLAQERLRFTEEAPSVQKLAGQLQSQKALLQEEQRRTLGGESSQATAQAPSLLEQGQKSAIDLNLAAKLVDTQTTIVSLEAKDKVLGNKEQELREQLTKFPNLLAEYGRLQPQVQLSRERLQELLKAEQRLRQEIAKGGFNWEIVEEPQVGEQLGPNLQQNLMLGAVVGLMLGGIAAFIREAADDSVHTTAELERQVSLPILGTTPKLPPAKTRESVIKLPFGKPDVPAPWTIQVLQSSPRWESLDLIYKNIELLNSVASFKSLMITSALSDDGKSGLALGLAMSAARLHKRVLLIDANLREPSLHKQLNLPNEQGLSTLLASEVTIPNQISIQSSGSSYIDILTAGPTPADPANLLSSPRMQQLMASFEKNYDLVVVDSTPVLGLVDAMLTASSCRGVVMVASIGRVTRTQLTQATAMLSRLNLLGVVANGVSNSNSTFVPYTHQQRFALQQAVEK
- a CDS encoding NAD(P)H-dependent oxidoreductase → MIIVDRALQARAEAGNPIKVGMIGAGFMGRGIANQIKNSVPGMELVAISNRSVDAAKRAYSEAGIEDSKVVSTVTELEEAIARNQYAVTEDPMLLCRAEGIDALIEVTGAVEFGAHVVMEAIAHHKHIIMMNAELDGTIGPILKVYADKAGVILTACDGDQPGVQMNLYRFVKSIGLTPLLCGNIKGLQDPYRNPTTQEAFAKRWGQKPHMVTSFADGTKISFEQAIVANATGMKVAKRGMLGYDFNGHVDEMTKMYDVEQLKELGGIVDYVVGTKPGPGVFVFGTHEDPKQRHYLNLYKLGEGPLYSFYTPYHLCHFEVPLSVARAVLFQDYVLSPLGGPLVDVITTAKIDLKAGETLDGIGYYMTYGQCENSNIVQEQNLLPIGLAEGCRLKRDISKDQVLTYDDVELPEDRLCDKLRTEQNAYFTKSKTLAAV
- the hepC gene encoding heterocyst development glycosyltransferase HepC — encoded protein: MTTSIIPTLQSNYTVKQQQQDNPSQYCRLMWRRGQLLIIPPGGITQPYMPSLDKKESLVECLKRSPANLVRIDPILGETRLKFWADACAQANKPIFLRIPSVEKQPKALDSTLWWLKRFTDWLTALIFLLAVSPIMLGLVLFMRISSPEPRLLFSCQWHVGERGKLFKVFKFRTTTASKRAIGDMAIAYQDDLYDSEDSQNSSKLGRWMRKYGLDHLPQLFNVLRGEMSLTGPRCWTLEDAVRLSPEAQRQLNRLPGMMRSWEVEAESNLLHLDSSTL
- a CDS encoding glycosyltransferase codes for the protein MKIALVHDYLTQKGGAERVFELLCKRYPQADVFTSLYDPEKTIDIGERIVNTTFLQNIPGAAKYFRLMAPLYFPAFRALDLQDYDLIISSSTSFAKAVRKNQKSRHICFCHNITRFLWDTETYLREYGDYRYFAPLIDQVFEMMRKVDLVYAQEPDLYIANSSIVARRIKSTYRKDAIVINYPIDTSKFVFSDTKEDFYLASARMISYKRLDIIVEAFNWLGWRLLISGSGPEKERLKSQALSNIEFLGHVTDIERTQLFSKAKSVIVAALEDYGLVPVEANASGTPVIAFGAGGVLDTQIPGKTGVFFKKQTPESLQAALLEAREIDWDYNNIRSHAVANFSEEAFFNKVEQVIEQACTVNTLFI
- the hepA gene encoding heterocyst formation ABC transporter subunit HepA — protein: MHVKLSKPVQNILKNLVKTTKFWQENYLILREFKHFPKIAAIALLFSFIAAIFEGLNVTLLAAFLQNLTTPNVPFQTKFELLNTLLGADDPLPLNRLYRVSFLLFVSAWIRSGLNYLAQFYTEITQLTLVDRLRKQIFEKLQSVKIGYFNNTKSGELINTITTELEKLKQAFGDAAFLFSRTLNAVVYLTSMFWISWQLSIISLMLFSLLAVGLSTLNSRVREASFDVTKANNNFTSIAIEFINGIRTVHAFSTEDFERKRYYNASLKLVNHSKKIASVWMIVKPLAEALATTILVAMIVLAFTVFVTKGLLQTAFLLTFFFVLFRLVPIIQDINGVATHISTMYGSSEVVKKLLEIDELQYFHNGHIEFSGLKRSIEFVSVDFGYDSESLVLSNIRLMIERGRMTALVGASGAGKTTLADLIPRFYDPTRGHVFIDGVDLRDIEIKSLRRKIAVVSQDTFIFNTSVLNNIAYGSEGATDEEIYKAAQLANALEFIQEMPEGFNTQLGDRGVRLSGGQRQRIAIARALLRNPEILILDEATSALDTVSEKLIQESIEKLSVGRTVIVIAHRLSTIVRADKVVVLEQGQIVEQGGYQELLDIKGKLWKYHQMQHQLN